In Clupea harengus chromosome 12, Ch_v2.0.2, whole genome shotgun sequence, the sequence ACTGATGCGGCCATGCCAGAGAGCAATTTTTTGTGTGAAGGCATTCACTCTATCAACGAGGAGCAGAACGTTAGATTGGCGGCCTTGCAAAGACAGGTTGAGGCCATTCAGCCGGTCAAAAATATCCAccaaataggagagagaggcaagccACATGGTATCATCCAGGTGCTTCGCCAGATCTGTTTGACTTTCGGTCAAAAACAACTTTACCTCCTCTCGCAACTCATACAGCCGTTGTAACACCCGCCCCCTGGAGAGCCAGCGAACTTCAGTGTGCAGAAACAGCTGTTCGTGCCCTGACCCCATCTCCTGGCAGAGGACCCCAAACAAACGGGAGTTAAGTGGACGAGCCTTAATATGGTTAATAATTTTCACGGCCTGGTGAAGTACTGACTCGAAGAACGGTGGCATTTTCTTGGCAGCAAGTGCCTCGCAATGGACCATGCAGTGTGTCCATTGCACAAGTGGAGCAACTTGCTGGACGCGAGCTACGAGGCCACACTCACGCCCTGTCATCGGCCGCGCTCCATCTGTGCAGAGGCCA encodes:
- the LOC116222981 gene encoding zinc finger BED domain-containing protein 5-like; the protein is MSSDIKEQLIDYIQISPYYALQLDESTDIAGQAQLLTYVRYVREKKIEEDILFCRPLQARTTGEAIFNVLDSFIQDSGLGWGKCIGLCTDGARPMTGRECGLVARVQQVAPLVQWTHCMVHCEALAAKKMPPFFESVLHQAVKIINHIKARPLNSRLFGVLCQEMGSGHEQLFLHTEVRWLSRGRVLQRLYELREEVKLFLTESQTDLAKHLDDTMWLASLSYLVDIFDRLNGLNLSFVGAMISYMLDPSYTTSPAWAACLRSPPSW